A DNA window from Rossellomorea marisflavi contains the following coding sequences:
- a CDS encoding helix-turn-helix transcriptional regulator produces the protein MNRWLMGMELAGNLKRKREECRLSQDDVATQLSISRQSISKWETGKCYPDLDNLILLSDLYKISLDELIKGDKSFQERIIIREAGSVRSMWPWWVIFPAFGMLYGLVSMILNRL, from the coding sequence ATGAACAGGTGGTTGATGGGAATGGAACTGGCCGGGAATTTAAAACGAAAGCGTGAAGAGTGCAGGCTGTCCCAGGATGACGTGGCTACGCAGTTGAGTATCTCAAGGCAATCGATTTCCAAGTGGGAAACGGGCAAATGCTACCCCGATCTGGATAATCTGATCCTTTTGAGCGATCTGTATAAGATATCACTTGATGAATTGATCAAAGGGGATAAAAGCTTTCAGGAGCGGATCATCATCAGGGAAGCGGGGAGTGTAAGGAGCATGTGGCCCTGGTGGGTGATCTTTCCTGCCTTCGGTATGCTCTATGGACTGGTTTCTATGATTCTGAATCGTCTTTGA
- a CDS encoding MerR family transcriptional regulator: MRKRLRIGEISNLFKLSKPTLRYYDEIGLFSPKYTDEQNQYRYYGIEQFATLDAIIFLRKNGFAIKDIKEQLEKRSPEGTLDLLQRKLEETRQEIRDLEIISRKIQNKITTIEEGLSLLTETAVTIKEFSARSITYYYNEGPVDMIAKMDEIHLSDMERISQMSHVYDGFFTGDLGFVVDYPSLQEEGPVKYSRIFDLNEDHASPHFLRGGLYACYPYKGPYEDIKEAHLHVLDHIHTHGYLVDGEAIELYILDESVVKDENDYLTMIQVPVKRR; the protein is encoded by the coding sequence ATGAGAAAACGATTGAGGATCGGAGAAATATCCAATCTCTTCAAATTATCAAAACCGACGCTTCGCTATTATGACGAGATTGGTTTATTCAGCCCTAAATATACAGACGAACAAAATCAATACCGCTACTATGGCATCGAACAGTTTGCCACGCTGGATGCCATCATCTTCCTGAGGAAGAACGGGTTTGCCATCAAGGATATCAAGGAACAGCTGGAGAAGCGGTCGCCCGAGGGGACCCTCGACCTCCTTCAACGGAAACTGGAGGAGACCAGGCAGGAGATCCGGGACCTGGAGATCATTTCCCGCAAGATCCAGAACAAGATCACCACCATCGAAGAAGGACTGTCCCTGCTGACGGAGACGGCTGTCACCATCAAGGAGTTCAGTGCCCGGTCCATCACGTATTACTACAATGAAGGACCGGTCGATATGATTGCGAAGATGGATGAGATCCATTTGAGCGATATGGAGAGGATTTCCCAGATGTCCCACGTCTACGATGGATTTTTCACGGGAGACCTCGGTTTTGTCGTCGATTATCCGAGCTTACAGGAAGAGGGACCGGTGAAATACAGCCGCATCTTCGACTTGAATGAAGACCATGCCTCCCCCCACTTCCTGAGAGGAGGTCTATACGCCTGCTATCCCTATAAGGGGCCTTATGAAGACATAAAAGAAGCCCATCTGCACGTACTCGACCATATCCATACTCACGGCTACCTTGTCGACGGGGAGGCAATCGAGCTCTATATCCTCGATGAATCTGTCGTCAAGGATGAGAACGATTACCTGACCATGATCCAGGTTCCCGTGAAAAGAAGGTGA
- a CDS encoding MATE family efflux transporter translates to MTSITINGGQFIMETTDSLFLKQPVKNVFLRYFFPSILGLMVMAVNILIDGIFIGHGVGEIALAGVNVALPVFSLIFAIALWIGMGGGTLYSMHLGRSDHYAARSFFSLSVTAVITLLVLLGFIGYVNMEAVGSLLGANSDTAPFAHEYLSVMFLFGWIIALEQVLSIFVRNDGSPVLSMISLVAMALVNIGMNYLTIFVWGLGVTGAAVSTVTGGAVGVLILLTHFMKKESSLRKPAFAWSLQRLLHIFSIGFPSLLAEMGMFVFVAGYNVTIVHLLGTEGVAAFSVINYLHSFMFITFFGIEAALQPMISFYHGARETGRIKDSVRIGEKAALILGIGLTTIGLVAAPLLVSLFGIESEEVRTMATQGLRLFFLGYLFLGFNFVYMTYFQATGQIGASSLIILLRGFIFLVTFLLVLPALMGSTGVWLALPFAELTMSALLFFFVRRRTLSATHLTGKFPIHG, encoded by the coding sequence ATGACTTCTATCACCATCAATGGAGGTCAATTCATCATGGAAACGACAGACAGTCTATTTCTAAAGCAACCGGTGAAGAACGTATTCCTGCGGTACTTCTTCCCGTCCATACTCGGCCTGATGGTCATGGCCGTCAATATCCTGATCGACGGTATCTTCATCGGCCACGGCGTCGGTGAGATTGCGCTTGCGGGCGTCAATGTGGCCCTTCCTGTATTCTCCCTCATATTCGCCATCGCACTCTGGATCGGGATGGGGGGCGGGACGCTTTACTCCATGCACCTGGGGCGCTCTGATCATTATGCAGCAAGAAGTTTCTTCAGTCTTTCCGTCACCGCCGTCATCACCCTGCTCGTTCTTCTCGGGTTCATCGGCTATGTGAATATGGAGGCTGTGGGGAGCTTGCTTGGAGCGAATTCGGATACAGCCCCTTTCGCCCATGAATACTTAAGCGTCATGTTCCTTTTCGGTTGGATCATTGCCCTCGAACAGGTGCTGAGCATCTTTGTACGGAATGACGGAAGCCCGGTTCTTTCCATGATCTCACTGGTCGCCATGGCGCTGGTCAATATCGGCATGAACTACCTCACGATTTTCGTCTGGGGACTTGGGGTGACGGGTGCTGCAGTATCCACGGTCACAGGGGGAGCAGTGGGTGTCCTAATCCTCCTGACCCATTTTATGAAAAAAGAAAGCTCTCTGCGGAAGCCGGCATTTGCATGGAGCCTCCAGCGACTTCTTCACATCTTCTCCATCGGGTTTCCGAGCCTGCTGGCTGAGATGGGGATGTTCGTTTTTGTGGCAGGCTACAATGTGACGATCGTCCATCTCCTCGGAACGGAAGGGGTAGCCGCATTCTCCGTCATCAATTATCTTCACAGCTTCATGTTCATCACCTTCTTCGGGATCGAAGCCGCCCTGCAGCCGATGATCAGCTTCTATCACGGAGCCAGGGAAACAGGGCGCATCAAGGACAGCGTGAGGATAGGGGAAAAAGCCGCACTGATTCTTGGAATCGGATTGACTACTATCGGATTAGTGGCAGCGCCACTCCTTGTATCCCTATTCGGCATCGAATCGGAGGAAGTCCGTACCATGGCCACCCAAGGCCTTCGCCTCTTCTTCCTGGGGTACCTCTTCCTCGGATTCAACTTTGTCTATATGACCTACTTCCAGGCAACGGGGCAGATCGGGGCGTCTTCCCTGATCATCCTCTTGAGGGGATTCATTTTCCTTGTCACATTCCTTCTGGTCCTGCCTGCCCTGATGGGATCAACCGGAGTTTGGCTCGCCTTGCCATTTGCAGAACTGACGATGTCTGCCTTGCTTTTCTTCTTCGTCAGAAGGAGAACCCTCTCGGCAACGCATCTGACTGGGAAATTTCCCATCCACGGATGA
- a CDS encoding Nramp family divalent metal transporter: MKQSTKTTSAAEAVLRGDVKGWKRILPFLGPAFIAAVAYIDPGNFATNIAAGSTYGYQLLWVIAFSNLMAVLIQSLSAKLGIATGRNLPEVARDRFSKKTSIFLWVQSELVIIATDLAEFIGAALGLHLIFGIGMVPSAIITAIASFAILEMQRRGYRAFETTISAMVIMVVLAFALQTFFAQPDWAAVGMGIVTPSFEGTESIILSAGILGATVMPHAIYLHSALTNKRIVGRSEKEKKQIFRFEFIDIVIAMIVAGAINMSMLIIAAALFFEKGMRIEDLTVMFNELGSNLGSFAAILFGLGLLIAGLSSSSVGTMTGDVVMQGFIRRHINLYLRRAITMLPPLIIIISGVNATKALVVSQVILSFGIAFALVPLIMFTSNKELMGELRNHKVTTAIAWIICGIVILLNGYLIIDTFL; the protein is encoded by the coding sequence ATGAAGCAGTCAACAAAAACCACGTCTGCAGCAGAAGCCGTCCTGAGAGGGGATGTAAAAGGGTGGAAGAGGATTCTGCCATTCCTCGGACCCGCCTTCATCGCAGCCGTGGCCTATATCGATCCAGGTAACTTTGCGACCAACATCGCAGCAGGATCCACTTACGGCTATCAGCTGTTGTGGGTCATCGCCTTTTCCAATTTAATGGCCGTACTCATTCAATCTTTATCAGCAAAGCTCGGCATCGCTACAGGACGGAATCTTCCTGAAGTTGCGAGGGACCGGTTCTCCAAGAAAACATCGATCTTCCTCTGGGTCCAGAGCGAACTCGTCATCATCGCCACCGACCTTGCCGAATTCATCGGTGCCGCCCTGGGTCTCCATCTCATCTTTGGGATCGGCATGGTGCCATCGGCCATCATTACGGCCATCGCCTCTTTTGCCATCCTGGAAATGCAACGCAGAGGATACCGGGCGTTCGAGACGACGATCTCCGCCATGGTCATCATGGTCGTCCTTGCATTCGCCCTGCAGACATTTTTCGCCCAGCCGGACTGGGCAGCTGTCGGTATGGGGATCGTCACGCCATCCTTTGAGGGAACAGAGAGCATCATCCTCTCTGCAGGAATCCTTGGGGCTACCGTCATGCCCCACGCGATCTACCTTCATTCCGCTCTGACGAACAAGCGGATCGTCGGACGTTCGGAAAAGGAAAAGAAACAGATCTTCCGCTTTGAATTCATTGATATCGTCATTGCCATGATCGTAGCCGGTGCCATCAATATGAGCATGCTCATCATTGCAGCAGCCCTTTTCTTCGAGAAAGGCATGCGGATCGAGGATCTGACGGTCATGTTCAACGAACTCGGGTCGAACCTTGGTTCATTCGCCGCCATCCTGTTCGGTCTCGGTCTCCTGATTGCCGGACTTTCCAGCTCCTCCGTAGGAACGATGACAGGTGATGTCGTCATGCAGGGCTTCATCCGCAGGCACATCAATCTGTATCTCCGCCGGGCGATCACCATGCTTCCGCCGCTGATCATCATCATCTCCGGCGTCAATGCAACCAAGGCGCTCGTCGTCAGTCAGGTGATCCTGTCATTCGGTATCGCCTTCGCCCTTGTCCCCCTCATCATGTTCACAAGCAACAAGGAGCTCATGGGCGAACTGCGGAATCACAAGGTGACCACCGCCATTGCCTGGATCATTTGCGGAATCGTCATCCTCCTGAACGGGTACTTGATCATCGATACATTCCTTTGA
- a CDS encoding acetyl-CoA C-acyltransferase, which translates to MKRAVIVHAKRTPIGKAGGILKGLEVHELAAPLIRHLAGGAKVPIRDVILGNVVGPGGNVARLASLEAGIPLAVPGMTIDRQCSAGLESIRHACHLIQGGAGDAYVAGGAESVSTSPFPRRARFSPDELGDPEMPEAAELVAERFFITKEAQDEYALLSFERSWSAHENGMNHKEILPLPDVDTDEGLNKKRNLPALLKRARPLVKPGGTVTVANSCGIHDGAAAVLVMEESLARKKGLEPVLRFVDSEVVGVHPHFPGAGPIPAIKGILERNQLTMEDIDLVEINEAFASKIVACATELSIPYEKLNVSGGALTIGHPYGASGSIMVTRLFYEVQRRKGVRFVLAAIGSGGGIGLAVLFEVV; encoded by the coding sequence ATGAAAAGGGCAGTGATCGTTCATGCGAAGCGCACCCCGATTGGAAAAGCCGGAGGAATCTTGAAGGGGCTGGAGGTACATGAATTGGCGGCTCCCCTTATCCGTCATCTCGCCGGAGGTGCCAAGGTCCCCATTCGTGATGTCATCCTCGGAAACGTGGTTGGTCCAGGAGGCAATGTGGCGCGGCTGGCAAGTCTTGAAGCGGGTATCCCCCTTGCTGTACCGGGAATGACCATTGACCGCCAGTGCAGTGCAGGATTGGAGTCGATCCGCCATGCTTGTCACCTTATCCAGGGAGGGGCGGGGGATGCGTATGTAGCGGGCGGGGCCGAAAGCGTCAGCACCTCACCGTTTCCAAGACGCGCCCGGTTTTCACCGGATGAACTTGGGGACCCGGAGATGCCGGAAGCAGCCGAGCTGGTGGCCGAGCGATTCTTCATTACGAAGGAAGCCCAGGATGAGTATGCCCTCCTCAGTTTTGAGCGGAGCTGGAGTGCCCATGAGAATGGCATGAATCATAAGGAAATCCTCCCCCTTCCCGATGTGGATACAGACGAAGGGCTCAATAAAAAGAGGAATCTTCCTGCGTTGTTGAAGAGGGCCAGGCCCCTCGTCAAACCGGGAGGCACCGTCACGGTCGCGAATAGCTGCGGAATCCATGACGGGGCTGCGGCTGTCCTTGTGATGGAAGAGTCTCTTGCGAGAAAGAAGGGCTTAGAACCCGTATTACGTTTTGTGGACAGTGAAGTCGTCGGGGTTCACCCCCACTTTCCAGGTGCAGGGCCGATCCCGGCGATCAAAGGGATCCTCGAGCGGAATCAGCTTACAATGGAAGACATCGATTTGGTCGAAATCAATGAAGCGTTCGCCTCCAAGATTGTCGCATGTGCCACGGAGCTCTCCATCCCCTATGAAAAATTGAATGTGTCGGGCGGTGCTTTGACGATCGGCCATCCATATGGGGCCTCTGGAAGCATCATGGTGACGAGGCTTTTTTATGAGGTGCAAAGACGGAAGGGTGTCCGCTTCGTGTTAGCGGCCATCGGAAGCGGGGGAGGAATTGGTTTGGCGGTATTGTTCGAGGTTGTTTAA
- a CDS encoding AMP-binding protein — MTTITKAYSQHAKIRAEKTAIHTEDKEVTYREWAEAVERTAAWLQSRHSGNRTIGILLPNGIDFLQFFAGAAMAGWNAVPYDMKWKTPELQKRVALSKPSIIVATEKSFNHLNEVFPEMRKVGDCLQEIADTHFTTITPPGDNPPFYTGFTSGTTGSPKAFVRSHDSWVKSFECSVHDFGLDETVHALIPGSLFHSHFLYGAISTLHLGGTVYLLDKFSPSQTMEWLGSCPITALYVVPTMVEAFLKEGQSVERTFKLLSSGAKWTEESKAKIGMMFPDMEMIEFYGAGELSFVSFLTGRDGQSKTSTVGQPCQHVEIEIRDRSGGVITSPDEVGKIHVRSPFLIDGYYEEEDGTIEGIRDKDGWATVHDMGKIDKDGFLTIEGREKNMIMYGGINLFPEEIETVLARHPGVEEVAVIGMPDTYWGQIAVAVVVGHAEKLELKRFCKDHLAGYKVPRRWLFVPSLPYTTSGKVARAELRRQLESPV; from the coding sequence ATGACGACCATCACCAAGGCGTATTCACAGCACGCAAAAATCAGAGCTGAAAAGACAGCCATCCATACAGAAGATAAAGAGGTTACTTATCGGGAGTGGGCAGAAGCAGTCGAGCGAACAGCAGCGTGGCTTCAGTCCAGGCATTCAGGCAATCGGACGATCGGTATCCTCCTGCCGAACGGGATCGACTTCCTGCAGTTTTTTGCAGGGGCAGCCATGGCAGGATGGAATGCCGTTCCTTATGATATGAAATGGAAGACGCCTGAACTGCAGAAGCGGGTGGCACTCTCCAAACCTTCCATTATTGTCGCGACTGAGAAATCCTTCAATCATTTGAACGAGGTATTCCCGGAGATGAGAAAGGTTGGTGATTGCCTTCAAGAAATAGCGGATACGCATTTCACAACCATCACACCACCTGGAGACAATCCTCCCTTCTATACAGGCTTCACCTCTGGAACGACAGGCAGCCCAAAGGCCTTCGTACGCTCCCATGATTCATGGGTGAAGAGCTTCGAGTGCAGTGTCCATGACTTCGGACTGGATGAAACGGTCCATGCCCTCATACCGGGGTCCCTTTTCCACTCCCATTTTCTCTACGGAGCCATCAGTACGCTTCATCTTGGCGGAACGGTGTATCTATTGGATAAATTCTCTCCAAGTCAGACGATGGAGTGGCTTGGTTCCTGTCCCATCACAGCCCTCTATGTAGTCCCGACAATGGTCGAAGCCTTCCTGAAAGAAGGGCAGAGTGTGGAGAGGACATTCAAGCTTCTTTCCTCAGGGGCAAAATGGACGGAGGAATCAAAGGCGAAAATCGGGATGATGTTCCCCGATATGGAAATGATCGAATTCTATGGAGCAGGTGAGCTGAGTTTTGTCTCCTTTCTAACTGGTCGAGACGGACAATCCAAGACCTCGACTGTCGGACAGCCGTGCCAGCATGTGGAAATCGAAATCCGTGATCGCAGCGGAGGGGTCATCACCTCTCCTGATGAGGTCGGGAAGATTCATGTCCGGAGTCCATTCCTGATCGATGGCTACTATGAAGAGGAAGATGGGACGATTGAAGGGATAAGGGATAAAGACGGATGGGCAACGGTTCATGATATGGGCAAGATTGATAAGGACGGGTTCCTGACCATTGAAGGACGGGAGAAAAACATGATCATGTACGGGGGCATCAATCTATTTCCGGAAGAGATTGAAACGGTCCTTGCCCGCCATCCGGGGGTGGAAGAAGTCGCCGTCATCGGGATGCCCGACACTTACTGGGGGCAGATCGCCGTCGCGGTGGTAGTTGGACATGCGGAGAAACTTGAACTGAAGCGTTTCTGCAAGGATCATCTTGCTGGATACAAAGTACCCAGGCGGTGGCTCTTCGTCCCTTCCCTCCCTTATACGACGAGCGGGAAAGTAGCCAGGGCTGAGCTCCGAAGACAGCTGGAGTCTCCCGTATGA
- a CDS encoding biotin transporter BioY — protein MKIREMTLVAVFAAVMGSFGLIPSIALSFTPVPLTLQTMGVLLSGGVLGARLGFMSQAVFLLLVAAGVPLLSGGRGGLGVFVGPSGGYIISWAVTAFVIGYVLSLFKKVRFHHVLLVNLTVGIFLIYLIGIPVQAMVMGISVMDTVKVSLAYIPGDIIKAVVGSILVYKLRTHPVIMRSLGSLKRTGNLSKTA, from the coding sequence ATGAAAATCAGAGAAATGACATTAGTGGCGGTCTTCGCGGCCGTAATGGGCTCATTCGGGTTGATCCCGTCCATCGCCCTTAGCTTCACCCCGGTTCCCCTTACTCTTCAGACGATGGGTGTGCTCCTGTCGGGAGGTGTCCTGGGGGCTAGACTGGGCTTTATGAGTCAGGCGGTCTTCCTCCTACTTGTCGCCGCAGGTGTACCACTCCTATCTGGTGGACGTGGCGGACTAGGCGTTTTCGTCGGTCCGAGCGGAGGCTACATCATTTCATGGGCTGTCACGGCGTTTGTCATCGGCTATGTCCTGTCCCTTTTCAAAAAAGTCAGGTTCCACCATGTGCTGCTCGTCAATCTTACTGTCGGCATCTTCCTTATCTACTTGATCGGGATCCCGGTGCAGGCAATGGTCATGGGCATTTCGGTGATGGATACGGTCAAGGTCAGCCTTGCCTACATTCCGGGTGATATCATCAAGGCAGTGGTCGGGTCGATCCTCGTCTACAAGCTCCGCACCCATCCTGTCATCATGCGCTCACTGGGCTCCTTGAAACGGACAGGCAATCTATCGAAAACGGCTTAA